Genomic window (Alnus glutinosa chromosome 9, dhAlnGlut1.1, whole genome shotgun sequence):
gatcacaatgcagaagaatatggtccactgattccccatcccgcttgcaaagacagcatctatccacaataaattcaataattatgttcctcttcctaagattgtccaaggtaagaattctgcctagagctgctgaccaagtgaagaaagctgccctcgggggagcctgagaccgtcacacacacttccatgggaaccgagtacctccagcacacatcatagaaccaaaatatGACTTCACCCtaaacacacctttcttggacgggacccatttaagacaatctgccctctcaaaattcaccttggtagagcccagcacctggaagaaagaggcaaaaacatcgacttcccaatcatgagcctctctaataaagctcacgttccattgaatggactcgcccaaactctccaaattatcagccactgacgcatccttcacccgagcaatgccaaagagatcaggaaacacttctttcagaatcgaatctccacaccacaagtcatgccaaaatctaatcctgctcccatcccccacctcaaatctaaggaatttggagaaattctcccaacctttccttataaacttccacaaccctactccaaacgccccagcaacctctcgggagcaccacccaccccacaaacttccatacttggagtccaccgcgactctccaccaagcatctctatccatgccaaatcgccataaccatttacctagcaaTGCGCGATTGAACTGAACCAACTtcctaatgccaagccccccattcgaaattggagtacaaaccttctcccaaTTCACCAAATGGAATTTAAAATCTTcacccattccaccccaaagaaaatcgcgttgcaacttctcaatgcgagaagcaacactcaccggtatagggaacagagacatgtagtacgtaggtaagttagagagcgtacccttgataagggtcactctccctcccttagagaggtataaccttttccaactagccaaccgtgtttcaaccttctcaataactccatcccaaatacgagtagacttgtaaggagcccccaatggaagacccagatacatcacaggcaaataagcaacttcacactctaaaaAGTCAGCTAACCTTCCCACATTAGcgacattccccactggaataatgctggatttggccAAGTTAACCTTAAGACCCGATACAGCCTCAAATAAGAGCAAGAGACTTCGCAAAGACCAAATCTTGGAGGAGctagcatcacagaaaatcaatgtgtcatcagcgAACAAAAGGTGGGAAAAAGAAGCATCACCCACTTTGAAACCATCCAACACACCCCCACTCACTGCTGCAGTAATCATACGACTcagcgcctccataacaaacacaaacaaaaggggagacAAAGGGTCTCCTTGCCTTAGGCCTCGAGAGCTGCTGAAAAAGCCGTATGGTGAGCCATTAACTAGCACCGAAAACTTTGCAGAAGAAATGCAccgagctatccacgaacaccattttcctccaaagccgcatctcctcaacatatacaacagaaactcccaattaacgtgatcataagctttttctaaatccattttgcaaacgactcccggctcccttgatttaatacgactatcaaggcattcattcgcaataaggattggatcaagaatctgcctccctttaatgaaagcactctgggatttggagataaccttgtccataaccgtcttcaatctgttggccaagactttagcaataatcttataGATACCTCCTACAAGGCTTATGGGCCGGAAATCTTTGAGAGACAAAGCTCCTGGAGTCttaggaataagagaaataaaagaagcgttcaaacttttctcaaaaacttctctagcatgaaactcagaaaaacctccataatgtccaagcgcaccacctcccaacaagcttggaaaaaagccatagTGAAGCCATCCGGACCCGGCGCTTTGTCGCCATTAAAAGCAAACACTGCCTTTctaacttcctcctcctcaaaggcTCTCTCCAACCACCTTGCTTCTGACTCTAAAATGGCATCAAAGTAAAGATCATCCAACCAAGGCCTCCAACTGTGCTTCTCAGAGAAGAGATCTTGATAGAACTAAACCACATGCTCCCCTATCTCTGCCGgattagaagaaatggaatctccGATCAATAAGGAATCAATAGAGTTATACCTTCTGTTTGAATTGGCTATagaatggaagaattttgtgcatttatctccttctttcaaccacgtcaccctggacttttgcctccagcagACCTCCTCCAACAGTGAGCATCTCTCTAACTCACTGACAACCTCCAGCTTCTTTTGAATTTCCCCCTCAACCAAAGCCCTACTGCCTTCCACTGTATCAATCGCCTGAAGCTCCTCAagaagctttctcttgttcctctccacattaccaaaggcCTCTACATTCCATGTCTTCAAATTAGATTTGAGGGCCTTTAGTTTACATGCAAGCACAAAGCTAGGAGAGCCATGAAAAGAGAATGAGTCCCACCAATGTTTCACCAACCCCACAAAACCATCCACCttgagccacatattctcaaacttgaacggcctaCTTCTTGCAGAAGAGTGAGCACAATCGAGGAGAATAGGAAAGTGGTCAGAGAAAAGGCGGGGAAGCCTCTTCTGAGACGCCTCATGAAACCTTTCTTCCCAATCAGGAGAGACAAGAAAACGATCAATTCTGGACCAAACAGGAGGATCACAGGAGATCGACCACGTATAGGAACCTCCAACGAGTGGAAAATCCATAAGACCCTGGTCagagataaaatcacaaaagtcCCTCATTGCGGACACACTACCATCTCCAGATCTTTCGCTAGGGAACCTAGTAATATTGAAATCTCCCCCTATACACCAAGGCAAACTCCACCAACTCATAATCCCAGCCAGCTCATCCCAAAGACCCCTCCGATCAACCCTGCAATTCAGACCATACACGCCCACAAAACCCCACTCAACGTGATCATCAACATTCCTGAAAGAAACTGCAAGTGTGAAACTCCCCACGCACACATCTACCTTTTCCACCACCCTCTTATCCCACAATATAAGGATACCCCCTGAGGCCCCACAAGcatccaaacaacaccaatccacataattACACCCCCAAAGACTACGCACAAATTTCCTAGAAGGATCCttaacttttgtttcttggaggCAAATAAgatccaccttccaatctctgagcaaATTGCAAATCCTTAAGCGTTTACGCCTATTATTCAGCCCCCTTACGTTCCAAGAAAGAATCTTCGGCTTCATGGCACTACTACTAGCCCCCTTGCCCTCCTCTTACCGCTACTCAATCCGGAACCTTTGGCATCATAGTTAATAGAGCTCTCCAAATTCTTAATCTCCCTCTTACCCTTCGTGCGTCCTTTACCCAAGCGACGctcctcttttctctcctcttctatACAAGTCAGAAAAGCTAACAATTGCAATTTATGCCCCACGAACGTCATCCCAACAATGGGATAAATCTCGTTAGCACTCTGCATCACCCAGTCCGAGTACCCCATGCCACCCAAGTCTAGAGAGTAGGCATTGAGAGGAGAACCCACATCAACAGCCCCTCCCCCCTCCTTGAACTCTACCAAACCAGCAACCTCGGGAGCAATGCTTCTTGAGGCCTCACCCAACAATCCAACCTGTAGACCAGAGGACACTGAGTCCACCACTGGCCCCCCCATCCACTCACAACCTTCCCCTCCAGCACTGCCAAAGCATGGAACAATCTCCATATCCACCGTTTGATGCCCAAACACATTCCCTGTCAACTCCCGAGGCACACTCAGCATATCCACACTTCTCAACTGCGAAAGCGCCGAGTCCTTCACCCTCACTAGACCACCCTCTAAACACAAGACAGGGATATCACTACAATTCAACTGCTCCTGCTTCGAAAATAACTTATACCCTGCTGCACCGGACCCAACTATCAGCTCCCCCTCCCTCTGCTGACCCGGTTCCTCCATCTGCACCGCCTCTACCTCCACCTGCACCTCAGAGCTACAAAGGGGCGAGAAGCATCAACCCACGAGCCTGGACTGTCCTTGGAGCTGCCCAGCACCTACACCCGGAGATGGAGTCGAAGTCGGAGAGTCGGTGACTAGGCTCTGAGAACTGTTCTGAGAACCATTCCCCCGTGCGGCTGGATCTGTGCCTACCGAAACCAGCACAGATGACTCCCTCACCAGCGAACGAAGCTGGCCGTCGAGAGATGAGGAGGCGGCTACATGTCCCAGAGCCGGAGCCCACGTAGAGGAAGAGGCACCAGGCGTGAAGTTCCCGGCGTCCAAGCCCGGAGTCGAAACAGCCCCATGAAAATGCACCGAACTCGCTGGATCCACCTTAGTATCTTATGCATAAAAATTTTGCATCAATAAATTCCCTCGATGCCCTAGATCGGCGACTGCTCAATTTGGCAGTGCCAAACCCCACAGACTTCGCATATTCTTTGTAAAACATATATGCGGCTTCATGAGAATCAAATTCCATGTCATCACGAGGCTCTATAATTGTATTGTCCATGATGACATTAGAATCCATGATTGTTGTGGGAATATTCAGATCCACTTCACATCCACCTTGAGATCCATCTCCAAAACTGCTCAGAATTGGTCTAAAGTCATTCATACGATATTCCAGAAATATTGTACAGAATCACCTCCCATGGAAAGAATATAAATTTCCATCTCACTGATCCCATTATCAAGGCACTTGAAACAAAGGAACGACGTTCTTAGCAATTAGAATCAATGCAAAGAACAATTTACACTTTTATAAGCACATTATCATCCCAAACACACACATGCTGGTTTAAAATGCCTCCAAGAGCTCCATATATGAGGTTCAAATGTGCTTCTTTTCCCTGAACATCTACCCCGTTACCTTCTTAATTcgaatcacacacacacacaaaacacacgcacacacatacGCGCGCGAATACCCAAACATCCACAAAACACCACTCCCGGCCAACCATGTGAAAATATACCTCAAGGCACCATGAAACCAAATACTCGAGCCATACAACACCCCATCACCACTATcaccaacccccccccccccaaaaaaaaaaaaaacatataaccCCCAAAGCGAAAGCCAAAAAAACCAATACACACAAAATCACTCCCACCCACCCACCATCTCATAGCCATAGGCTAAACACACCACACCAAAGACCACCACGCTCACAGCCTTAGCAAACCAAACCACACCCACGCCGTTGCCGGCCATCCGCCGGGTTCCAAACACAACCATCACACGCACACCGCACAACTCGGCTCAAATACCGTTCCAAACCCACAAACACACCCCACACAGAGCCAATCGGCTGCTACACAATTACAAATGAAGCGAAActtgaaaacagaaaaatgaaggaaaaattcaaaattcaaaattcctCACCTTGGTACTGTCGGAGAGAAACAGAGCAAGAGGGCGACCACTAAACGGCGACAAACGGAGAGTTCGAAAACGGAGCAAGACTCGGCGGCGAAGGAGAATGAAAAACCCAAATGGTGGGGATGCCACCGTTTGCTTAGATTAAGGCCTGGGCGTGCTGCACAGCCTGTGCCAGGCCCACTACATTTCGTACTTTAATATGGACccaatccttttcttttttttttttttttaaaaaaataataataataaaagaaagaaagataaactTTCCTTTAAAGGGTCCGAAGAATTTTCTCCAactgaatttataaaaatgtcaCGTATTTAATTGCATATGagaaatacataatttttttagagaaaattgtACCGTTAGTTCCTGacattatttttcactctccgTGGTTCAAATAGTTCATAAGAGGTCCTAATAATAGgcaatattataatttatttcacCTTTGTCTTTGCAATAAAACAAACATGTAATTCTCACGTGTAATATGTAAATTGGGTTGGAGAAAGTTCATCTAACACAATTTGAAgcaaatttttgttaaaaaaaaaaaaaacctctataGTGTCTATGTATTGAATTTAGGGGTTCCAAAAACAATGTCTAATTAGAGTATTAGCAGCAAATACCcaatcatttttcctaaatttatgaaacaaaattactttttgcttccttataaaaaaacatttcacaataaattctcttatatttttctatattaattaaatactatttctttattcttattttattcttttttttactttcctactttttgtcatttttatcattatataattCATTTGGTAGATACAATACTATCCAATGTATTGTATAATCAAACTTCCTCATCATTATATAATCAAACTTCCTTCAACCCAGAATCTCAACAAACTTCAACCAAACAATTTCAATTTATAGGATTTACCCAATTTCAGTTAAACCAACTAATGGCtataacaaaaacaacaaatcatCAATTTAATCTCAATTCATTTCAGAACTCATTTGACCATTTGGGGCCAATTCGAGatgtacacaaaaaaaaaaaaaaaaaaattggttcccACCACGCACCACCATACCAAAAATTTTGTTCATCAATTAGGTATACTCATAGAAATCCCAAACTCGCAATAGCAAAACAGAAACCCAACCCTCTTTCAATGGGTTTATCATACGAACCATAAATTCCATGGGTAGTAATATAAATTGAAAATCAAGCAACTCTGTTATCACttattgatttttgaagtataaacataggaagaaaatttgagagagagagagagagagtgtgacGAGAAAGGGATAGGTCGGCATatccgtgagagagagagagagagagagagagacaaataCCTCAAATTTTTTCTGCTAATCGATCGTTATGCAAAAGGGGAGAGAGACGTGAGAGCTGAAGAATTTTTGGTTTCGAAATAACTTCTTAATGTGTGATGATGGGATACCAAGTTCAATTGAAAGTGCGCTCCCCACTTTTCTTAAACGGCATCAAATCAAAAGCCTTTAATGTCTAGTTGTTCAATTTTCTTCGAGTTTAAAACGGTGATGTTTAGGTTAATAAGatattaaaacaattataacCATTCATCAAATTATAGAACTGActtcagaaaaaaagaaaaaagaaaaaatcaaattactGAACTTGTGTTGTACTTTTAAAGTACAGCACTGAGGCCGAATCCATAATTTGAATATGTTACAATGTTTTATGCCCAGAAATTTGCAACAAAATGTAAGTCTTTTGTGCAACATCTTGTGTTAACTACAAGTCACACAAATAATGATAAATTTccatcattttattttgatcaaaaaatgttttcataattttctgaagaacaaaaaaaaagtgtttggaatTAGAAGTCTCTTATTTCCAATCAACTTGATTAAGTTATAAATCTTGTTTTACAAATCAATAAATTGTTTGATATGTTTTGTTACATGTTATTGTGATTGATTtttcaaatagaaaaaagagaagCTTGATTTTAGAATATTCAAGGGTCAATGATCTTGAGCTTTAAGACTTGAGTTTTAACTTCTAACACTTAGAAATAATTAGCAATCTAGgttcaaaaaaataatgtctaggattaaatttaaataattttagagCACTTGTAGCAGATACCTTATAGGTAGTTCCCTTccttaaatatataaattttttgaaaaaagtcacaaaaaataccaacatcagttttcctatatttttcctaaactcTTGAATAGTTACAGTGCTACCAAATACATTGGATAGTATTGTATCTACCAAATGaattatataatgataaaaatgacaaaaagtaggaaagtaagaaaaagaataaaataagaataaagaaatagtatttaattgatatagaaaaatataagagaatttattgtaaaatatttgtttataaggaagcaaaaagtaattttgtttcataaatttaggaaaaatgattgGGTATTTGCTGCTAATACTTTAATTAGACATTGTTTTTGGAACCCCTAAATTCAATACATAGACACTATagaggtttttttctttttttttttaaacaaaaatttgctTCAAATTGTGTTAGATGAACTTTCTCCAACCCAATTTACATATTACACGTGAGAATTACATGTTTGTTTTATTGCAGAGACAAAGgtgaaataaattataatattgcCTATTATtaggacctctcatgaactatTTGAACCAcggagagtgaaaaataatgtCAGAAACTAACGGTacaattttctctaaaaaaatatgtatttttcacatgcaAATAAATACGTGACATTTTTATAAACTCAGTTGGAGAAAATTCTTCGGACCCTTTAAAGGAAactttatctttctttcttttatttaaaaaaaaaaaaaaaaaatggattggGTCCATATTAAAGTACGAAATGTAGTGGGCCTGGCACAGGCTGTGCAGCACGCCCAGGCCTTAATCTAAGCAAACGGTGGCATCCCCACCATTTGGGTTTTTCATTCTACTTCGCCGAGTCTTGCTCCGTTTTCGAACTCTCCGTTTGTCGCCGTTTAGTGGTCGCCCTCTTGCTCTGTTTCTCTCCGACAGTACCAAGGTGaggaattttgaatttttccttcatttttctgttttcaagTTTCGCTTCATTTGTAATTGTGTAGCAGCCGATTGGCTCTGTGTGGGGTGTGTTTGTGGGTTTGGAACGGTATTTGAGCCGAGTTGTGCGGTGTGCGTGTGATGGCTGTGTTTGGAACCCGGCGGATGGCTGGCAACGGCGTGGGTGTGGTTTGGTTTGCTAAGGCTGTGAGCGTGGTGGTCATTGGTGTGGTTTGTTTAGCCTATGGCTATGAGATGGTGGGTGGGTGGGAGTGATTTTGTGTGTATTGGTTTTTTTGGCTTTCGCTTTGGGGgttatatgcttttttttttttgggggggggggggggggtttggtGATAGTGGTGATGGGGTGTTGTATGGCTCGAGTATTTGGTTTCATGGTGCCTTGAGGTATATTTTCACATGGTTGGCCGGGAGTGGTGTTTTGTGGATGTTTGGGTATTCGCGCGCgtatgtgtgtgcgtgtgttttgtgtgtgtgtgtgattcgAATTAAGAAGGTAACGGGGTAGATGTTCAGGGAAAAGAAGCACATTTGAACCTCATATATGGAGCTCTTGGAGGCATTTTAAACCAGCATGTGTGTGTTTGGGATGATAATGTGCTTATAAAAGTGTAAATTGTTCTTTGCATTGATTCTAATTGCTAATAACGTCGTTCCTTTGTTTCAAGTGCCTTGATAATGGGATCAGTGAGATGGAAATTTATATTCTTTCCATGGGAGGTGATTCTGTACAATATTTCTGGAATATCGTATGAATGACTTTAGACCAATTCTGAGCAGTTTTGGAGCTGGATCTCAAGGTGGATGTGAAGTGGATCTGAATATTCCCACAACAATCATGGATTCTAATGTCATCATGGACAATACAATTATAGAGCCTCGTGATGACATGGAATTTGATTCTCATGAAGCCGCATATATGTTTTACAAAGAATATGCGAAGTCTGTGGGGTTTGGCACTGCCAAATTGAGCAGTCGCCGGTCTAGGGCATCGAGGGAATTTATTGATGCAAAATTTTCATGCATAAGATACGGGAATAAGCAACAGTCTGATGATGCCATCAATCCACGACCTTCTCCGAAAATTGGTTGTAAAgcaagcatgcatgtaaaaagaagacaaaatggaaagtggtatatatatagttttgtgaAGGAGCATAATCATGAGCTCTTGCCTTCTCAGGTGCATTTCTTTCGGAGTCACCGAAATGTTGATCCACTCAAGAGTGATGTCCGAGTACGAAGACGGAAGAATTTAGGTGCAGGGTCAAAGCTGTTCAGTGCCTATCAGAATGTTGATTGTTTAGAGAGTTATATGAGAAATCAGAATGATAAAGGACGGAGTTTGGTTTTAGAACCCGGGGATGCTCAAATACTACTGGAACATTTTATGCATATGCAGGAAGAGAATCCAAAATTCTTCTATGCAGTTGATTTAAATGAAGAGCATCGACTGAGAAATGTGTTTTGGGTGGATGCCAAAGGCATGGAAGATTATACAACCTTTTGTGATGTGGTTTCTTTTGACACCACATATTTCACAAACAAGTATAAAATGccattggttttttttattggagTCAACCATCATATTCAACCCACATTGCTTGGTTGTGCGCTGATTGCAGACGAGACATTTTATACTTTTGTTTGGTTAATGCAAACATGGTTTATAGCAATGGAGGAACGGGCTCCAAGGGTAATACTCACTGACCAAAACAATGCCATAAAAGCAGCTATTAAAGCAGTCTTTCCAGGTACACGTCATTGTTACTGTTTGTGGCATGTATTGGAAAAGATCCCTAGACAGCTTGAGTTTTTGTGCATGTGGAACAATAATTTTATGCTgaaatttaataaatgtatcAGTAAGTCATGGACAGAGGAAGAATTTGAAAAGAGATGGTGGAAATTGCTCGACAGATTCAATCTTAGAGAGATTGAATGGGTTCAAACCTTGTATGAGGATCGCAAACATTGGGTCCCTACTTTTATGAAAGACATCTCTTTTGCTGGGTTGGTTACAAATTTGCGCTCAGAAAGCTTAAGCTCTTGGTTTGACAAATATGTCCAAGGGGAGACTTCGTTGAGAGAGTTTATAGAACGATACAGGGTAATTCTTGAAGATAGGTTTGAAGAGGAAGCCAAAGTAAATTTTGATGCATGGCATGAAACGCCTGAGTTGAAGTCTCCATCACCCTTTGAAAAACAGATGTCACTAGTGTATACACATGAAATTTTCAAGAAATTCCAAGTTGAGGTTTTGGGAGTAGCTGCTTGTCAtcttaagaaagaaaatgaagatgagACAAAGACAACATATACTGTTAAAGACTTTGAAGATAATCAGAATTATATGGTGGAATGGAATGAATCAAAATCAGATATATATTGTTCATGCCGCTCATTTGAATATAAAGGTTATCTCTGCAGACATACTATTGTAGTTCTCCAAATGTCTGGTGTTTTCAGCATCCCGTCTAAATATGTATTGCAGAGATGGACTAATACTGCAAGAAGCAGGCATGCCATTGGCGAAAGATTGGATGAGGTGCAGTCTAAGGTCCGTCGTTACAATGATTTATGTCGACGAGCCATAATATTGGGTGAAGAAGGTTCACTGTCTCAAGAGAGTTACAATCTTGCTCTTTGTGCCATAAAAGAAGCTTTGAAGCAATGCACAACTGTGAATAACTCAGTAGAAAACGATTCGAGAACTATGACCTCAGCAACTCATCCTGTTTGTGGTGTTGAAGCGAATCAATCCAGCAATGTGACTACTGAGGTGGTGCCTGATCCTAAAGTGATCAATGCAAACAAGGCTCCTAGGAGAGCTGGAGCTGGGAAGGAAGTGGCAAGTAACAGAAATAGTTCAAGCAATAAAGGAAAGGTTAGTGAATGTGATGAttgatttttaactttttaaatgttttgCCACTGGAAActgtttgaaaagaaaataaaaaataaaaaataaaaactgatgTTTGCTTCATGTCTATAACAGTTACCCCAGACAGAAGCTGCGAGTCTGGGAATACAAGATGGCTTTCACCAAATGGTATGCAAATGCTCTCATCATTATACTAATTCAGCAAAACAGACATCATACTAATtcagcaaaaaagaagaaaaaaaaggactaTTTCtgtttcaatttcaattaacgTTGTTCTCTATCAAATTTGATAAAGAATTTGCTCTATCTGAACATTTTTCGTATTTTAAGGGTTTGGGTTGAAACTTCTGACATGTTTAAATAAATGGGCTGGGAAAGATTCAGCTTTGCGATCCTTGATAAATGGACCAGGTCTGAGGTGCCTTCTTCAACTTTTACAACCCTTGTGTTTAACTTTTGTATATGGCCAGGGACATTGATCACACTGGGTTGCAGGGTAGTATTTTGatgcaaaattaaataataaaatcaccCCCTAGGTCCGTTTCATCAGATGCCCCCATAGAATTTTTGGGTACACAAGAAACCACAAAAGCCCATGAAATTTGGCAGACTCTTTTTATGGTGTTCTCGTATTTGAAAGCacaaagttttccttcaaactaatatattaaattgggTCAGAAGAATTTCGTCTAAcctagtctattaaattgatgtgTCCAAAATGCATATGAGTTAATTTTCACTTTGCATATTTGATACAgtatgtgatttttacatgtattttggACATATGTCGGTTTAATAGATTGGATTGGGAGGAGGGGGAAAGCacaaagttttccttcaaaCCAGTCTATTAAATTGGGTCGAAGGAATTTTCTTTAACCTAGTCTGTCTAAAATGCATAcaattctcacatgcatttttaattttcacttacatttttatagagtatgtgattctcacatgtatttTGAATATACGTTGGTTTAATAGACTGGATTAgaggaaattatttttctaatcgaatttggagaaaaactttgtccaaGATGAAGATGGTCACCATAAACTGGTTATAGCTGTGACAAGTAGAATGTCTTTGTAAGATGTGTTCAGCTACATAGTTTTTACTTGGTTTTTGATGTTACCATATGTACTTGTGGCAGGAAATGCCTAACACGAGGCCCACACAGTTACATGGTCCGGTGCCAACGCCATTTCAAATCATGGTGCCAACAATGTTTCAAAATGTCACGTCAACACAGTTCAATAATGTTGCTGCAACAAATTTGCATGAGAATCATCTCCCTCGGTAGCTCCATTTTTACCTTCTGTTGTAAAGATTACCTATACATTAACTGCTT
Coding sequences:
- the LOC133877673 gene encoding uncharacterized protein LOC133877673 yields the protein MKPKILSWNVRGLNNRRKRLRICNLLRDWKVDLICLQETKVKDPSRKFVRSLWGCNYVDWCCLDACGASGGILILWDKRVVEKVDVCVGSFTLAVSFRNVDDHVEWGFVGVYGLNCRVDRRGLWDELAGIMSWWSLPWCIGGDFNITRFPSERSGDGSVSAMRDFCDFISDQGLMDFPLVGGSYTWSISCDPPVWSRIDRFLVSPDWEERFHEASQKRLPRLFSDHFPILLDCAHSSARSRPFKFENMWLKVDGFVGLVKHWWDSFSFHGSPSFVLACKLKALKSNLKTWNVEAFGNVERNKRKLLEELQAIDTVEGSRALVEGEIQKKLEVVTNSNRRYNSIDSLLIGDSISSNPAEIGEHVV
- the LOC133878202 gene encoding protein FAR1-RELATED SEQUENCE 4 isoform X1, translating into MNDFRPILSSFGAGSQGGCEVDLNIPTTIMDSNVIMDNTIIEPRDDMEFDSHEAAYMFYKEYAKSVGFGTAKLSSRRSRASREFIDAKFSCIRYGNKQQSDDAINPRPSPKIGCKASMHVKRRQNGKWYIYSFVKEHNHELLPSQVHFFRSHRNVDPLKSDVRVRRRKNLGAGSKLFSAYQNVDCLESYMRNQNDKGRSLVLEPGDAQILLEHFMHMQEENPKFFYAVDLNEEHRLRNVFWVDAKGMEDYTTFCDVVSFDTTYFTNKYKMPLVFFIGVNHHIQPTLLGCALIADETFYTFVWLMQTWFIAMEERAPRVILTDQNNAIKAAIKAVFPGTRHCYCLWHVLEKIPRQLEFLCMWNNNFMLKFNKCISKSWTEEEFEKRWWKLLDRFNLREIEWVQTLYEDRKHWVPTFMKDISFAGLVTNLRSESLSSWFDKYVQGETSLREFIERYRVILEDRFEEEAKVNFDAWHETPELKSPSPFEKQMSLVYTHEIFKKFQVEVLGVAACHLKKENEDETKTTYTVKDFEDNQNYMVEWNESKSDIYCSCRSFEYKGYLCRHTIVVLQMSGVFSIPSKYVLQRWTNTARSRHAIGERLDEVQSKVRRYNDLCRRAIILGEEGSLSQESYNLALCAIKEALKQCTTVNNSVENDSRTMTSATHPVCGVEANQSSNVTTEVVPDPKVINANKAPRRAGAGKEVASNRNSSSNKGKLPQTEAASLGIQDGFHQMEMPNTRPTQLHGPVPTPFQIMVPTMFQNVTSTQFNNVAATNLHENHLPR
- the LOC133878202 gene encoding protein FAR1-RELATED SEQUENCE 4 isoform X2; amino-acid sequence: MDSNVIMDNTIIEPRDDMEFDSHEAAYMFYKEYAKSVGFGTAKLSSRRSRASREFIDAKFSCIRYGNKQQSDDAINPRPSPKIGCKASMHVKRRQNGKWYIYSFVKEHNHELLPSQVHFFRSHRNVDPLKSDVRVRRRKNLGAGSKLFSAYQNVDCLESYMRNQNDKGRSLVLEPGDAQILLEHFMHMQEENPKFFYAVDLNEEHRLRNVFWVDAKGMEDYTTFCDVVSFDTTYFTNKYKMPLVFFIGVNHHIQPTLLGCALIADETFYTFVWLMQTWFIAMEERAPRVILTDQNNAIKAAIKAVFPGTRHCYCLWHVLEKIPRQLEFLCMWNNNFMLKFNKCISKSWTEEEFEKRWWKLLDRFNLREIEWVQTLYEDRKHWVPTFMKDISFAGLVTNLRSESLSSWFDKYVQGETSLREFIERYRVILEDRFEEEAKVNFDAWHETPELKSPSPFEKQMSLVYTHEIFKKFQVEVLGVAACHLKKENEDETKTTYTVKDFEDNQNYMVEWNESKSDIYCSCRSFEYKGYLCRHTIVVLQMSGVFSIPSKYVLQRWTNTARSRHAIGERLDEVQSKVRRYNDLCRRAIILGEEGSLSQESYNLALCAIKEALKQCTTVNNSVENDSRTMTSATHPVCGVEANQSSNVTTEVVPDPKVINANKAPRRAGAGKEVASNRNSSSNKGKLPQTEAASLGIQDGFHQMEMPNTRPTQLHGPVPTPFQIMVPTMFQNVTSTQFNNVAATNLHENHLPR
- the LOC133877944 gene encoding uncharacterized protein LOC133877944 isoform X1, which gives rise to MDKVISKSQSAFIKGRQILDPILIANECLDSRIKSREPGVVCKMDLEKAYDHVNWEFLLYMLRRCGFGGKWCSWIARCISSAKFSVLVNGSPYGFFSSSRGLRQGDPLSPLLFVFVMEALSRMITAAVSGGVLDGFKVGDASFSHLLFADDTLIFCDASSSKIWSLRSLLLLFEAVSGLKVNLAKSSIIPVGNVANVGRLADFLECEVAYLPVMYLGLPLGAPYKSTRIWDGVIEKVETRLASWKRLYLSKGGRVTLIKGTLSNLPTYYMSLFPIPVSVASRIEKLQRDFLWGGMGEDFKFHLVNWEKVCTPISNGGLGIRKLVQFNRALLGKWLWRFGMDRDAWWRVAVDSKYGSLWGGWCSREVAGAFGVGLWKFIRKGWENFSKFLRFEVGDGSRIRFWHDLWCGDSILKEVFPDLFGIARVKDASVADNLESLGESIQWNVSFIREAHDWEVDVFASFFQVLGSTKVNFERADCLKWVPSKKGVFRVKSYFGSMMCAGGTRFPWKCV